The DNA sequence CCGCGCGCGTGGTGTTGGATACGACCTTGCGGCTTCCGCTGCAGGCGCGGCTGTTCGAAGACGTGGGCCACGCGCCGCTACACCTGTTCACTTCGCCGACCGCCGACCCAGGCCGTGAAGGGGCGCTTCTTGAACGAGGGGCGATCGTGCACCGGGTGGCGGCCGGCTCTTCCGGTCTGGACCTGGATGCGGTGCTCGACCGCTGTGTCGGCCTCGGGTTCACGTCGCTCCTGGTGGAGGGGGGCGCGCGGTTGGCGTCCTCCTTGCTCCGTGACCGGAGGGTCCACCGGCTCTATCTGTTCACAGCGCCTCGCTTCCTGGGACCGGATGCACCGGAGGCCTTTCCGGGTGGCGGACCGGTGGGGACCTGGCGTCGAGTGGGACCGGCCCGCCTCTTCGTGGAGGACCTGCTGACGATCCTTGAACCCGAGGGCTGATGTTCACCGGCATCGTCGAGACACAGGGTATCATCCGTGACGCACGAGCGCGTGGCGAGGGCCTCAGCTTCACCATTGAGGCACCGGACCTGACGCAGGCACTGTCCCAAGGGGACTCGGTGGCGGTCGATGGGACGTGCCTGACCGTAGAGGACCTGCAGCCTGGCGCGTTCGTGGTCACGGCGGTCGCAGCGACGCTGGCGCGCACCGTGGCAGGCGTCTACCGAGTGGGCAGCACGGTGAACCTGGAGCGGGCCGCCCGTGTCGGGGACCGCCTGGATGGCCATCTCGTACAGGGGCACGTGGACGGCACCGGCGTCCTGGTGTCCAGTAGCGGCGGCGTCTCCGATCGGCTTCTGCGGTTCCAGATTCCGGCGACGGTGTGGAGCCAGACGGTGCCTCAGGGGTCGATCGCCATCAACGGCGTGAGCTTGACCGTCCAGGCCATGCAGGAGCCCGATGGGGTCGCCATCGCGATCATCCCCT is a window from the Gemmatimonadota bacterium genome containing:
- a CDS encoding riboflavin synthase encodes the protein MFTGIVETQGIIRDARARGEGLSFTIEAPDLTQALSQGDSVAVDGTCLTVEDLQPGAFVVTAVAATLARTVAGVYRVGSTVNLERAARVGDRLDGHLVQGHVDGTGVLVSSSGGVSDRLLRFQIPATVWSQTVPQGSIAINGVSLTVQAMQEPDGVAIAIIPYTWDHTNLGRLEPGDAVNVEGDLIAKYVGRMLAPHLGGAANATVPSPQRAGGSGEGER